One window of the Sphaerochaeta associata genome contains the following:
- a CDS encoding aldo/keto reductase, which translates to MDYKEFGRTAHRSSRVIFGAAALGEVTQQEADRTLGLLLDHGINHIDTARSYGESELRIGPWMKQRRSAFFLASKTGMRTKAEALEELKQTLDRLKTDHLDLWQLHFLVDAQEWEAAMAEGGALEAAMEAKKQGLVRFIGVTGHGVDAPKAHLKSLKVYDFDAVLLPYNYTMLQNPVYNADMAQLLEVCSKRNVAVQTIKSLARGAYNPNEKTFATWYDALSDESSIEKAVHYVLSNEQLFLNSTGDIDLLPLLLKAAEKPIVRPTEEEMKTLVEKEGMKALFV; encoded by the coding sequence ATGGATTACAAGGAGTTTGGAAGAACCGCTCATCGTTCCAGCAGGGTCATCTTTGGTGCTGCGGCACTGGGGGAGGTAACCCAACAGGAAGCAGACAGGACGCTTGGTCTTCTTTTGGACCACGGGATCAACCATATCGACACCGCCCGAAGCTATGGAGAGTCGGAACTTCGCATCGGACCTTGGATGAAGCAGCGGCGCTCAGCTTTCTTTCTTGCATCGAAAACCGGTATGCGGACCAAGGCGGAGGCTTTGGAAGAACTCAAGCAGACACTCGATCGCCTCAAGACGGACCATCTTGACCTCTGGCAGCTGCATTTCCTTGTCGACGCCCAAGAGTGGGAAGCAGCCATGGCCGAAGGCGGGGCCCTGGAGGCAGCCATGGAGGCTAAAAAACAGGGTCTGGTACGCTTCATCGGGGTAACCGGTCATGGTGTTGACGCACCGAAGGCCCATCTGAAAAGTCTTAAAGTCTATGATTTCGATGCGGTGCTTTTACCTTACAATTACACCATGCTCCAGAATCCTGTCTACAACGCCGATATGGCACAGCTTCTGGAAGTCTGTTCGAAACGCAATGTTGCCGTACAGACCATCAAATCGCTTGCACGCGGGGCATACAATCCCAATGAAAAAACGTTCGCGACCTGGTATGACGCTCTCAGCGATGAATCCTCGATTGAAAAAGCAGTGCACTATGTCTTGTCAAACGAGCAACTCTTTCTCAACAGTACCGGTGATATCGATCTGCTTCCTCTTTTACTGAAGGCTGCAGAGAAGCCCATTGTTCGGCCTACGGAGGAAGAAATGAAGACATTGGTGGAGAAAGAGGGAATGAAGGCACTCTTTGTGTGA
- a CDS encoding cation:dicarboxylate symporter family transporter, giving the protein MKTWISYLAATALGLAATLLFGESGIFQQVMYTITALLVQLGGFVLIPLVFFGFSSGIASLRKDRKGGVFARTTILWSIGSTLLLVMSCAIVFRFFPSNFPASTSAGSDASSLSIIAPQSISTLFESMLPINPFYTLANAESFLLPVLVIALVFGYFLKPNVEVIRPAYVTMNSLSETMFRLARAYSTTGHFFIFFASSYWFSHLQMEGTLFVAGRFLLMLIISTLSGILVVLPLLFGLVTRFRVNPYMIIYRMLAPAAAALFTGSIFFSSPMTISLSRHNLGCQKRVSATAVPLYTLIGRGGSAMIATLSILSLLYAATSSMPSDKVIIFVALSSALFAYASPLYLGYEVFFISIIALQFLKIDLYGAEMTLVALMPILNGLGILVDSFIAAFGSAYTCQQMGVLTESAYRDIL; this is encoded by the coding sequence ATGAAGACCTGGATAAGCTATCTGGCTGCAACCGCCCTCGGTTTGGCTGCAACCCTTTTATTTGGAGAGTCGGGTATATTTCAACAAGTGATGTACACCATCACCGCCCTTTTGGTGCAGCTCGGTGGGTTCGTCTTGATTCCACTGGTCTTTTTCGGCTTCTCAAGCGGAATAGCATCCCTCAGGAAAGATCGTAAGGGAGGGGTGTTCGCACGTACCACCATTCTATGGAGCATAGGTTCCACCCTGCTGTTGGTTATGAGCTGTGCCATTGTCTTCAGGTTCTTCCCGTCCAATTTCCCTGCCAGCACCAGTGCAGGCAGCGATGCATCATCGCTTTCCATTATTGCACCCCAATCGATTTCCACCCTCTTCGAATCGATGCTTCCGATCAATCCGTTCTACACCTTGGCCAATGCAGAGAGCTTCTTGCTCCCTGTTCTGGTAATAGCCTTGGTCTTCGGTTACTTTCTCAAGCCGAATGTAGAGGTAATCAGACCGGCATACGTCACCATGAACTCGCTCAGCGAGACCATGTTCCGCCTTGCCAGGGCGTACAGCACCACCGGGCACTTCTTTATTTTCTTTGCATCCTCCTACTGGTTCAGCCACCTGCAGATGGAAGGCACCCTCTTTGTCGCCGGACGTTTCTTGCTCATGCTGATCATTTCAACCCTTTCGGGCATCCTGGTTGTTCTGCCACTTCTCTTTGGTCTGGTCACCCGTTTCCGTGTTAATCCTTATATGATCATCTACCGCATGCTCGCACCGGCGGCGGCGGCTCTTTTCACCGGCAGCATCTTTTTCTCCAGCCCTATGACCATATCGCTTTCCCGACACAACCTTGGTTGTCAAAAACGTGTCAGTGCGACAGCCGTTCCCCTCTACACCCTCATCGGCAGGGGAGGTTCGGCCATGATTGCGACTTTGAGCATACTCAGCCTGCTCTATGCCGCCACATCCTCCATGCCCTCGGACAAGGTGATTATCTTTGTCGCCCTTTCCAGTGCCCTTTTCGCGTATGCAAGCCCGCTCTACCTCGGCTATGAGGTATTCTTCATCTCCATCATCGCCCTGCAATTTCTGAAAATCGACTTATATGGTGCCGAGATGACGCTTGTCGCCCTGATGCCGATACTCAACGGATTGGGAATCCTTGTAGACTCCTTCATTGCAGCCTTCGGCTCAGCCTACACCTGCCAACAAATGGGTGTTCTCACTGAGAGCGCCTACCGTGACATCCTGTAA
- a CDS encoding alpha-amylase family glycosyl hydrolase → MITRDFRISVRTRTEMDFFPALFPSDSDLSLLYKQATEIAHIYNSKVKAKGGNDWVSAGKLHATAVLHQLYQSVLSRYLSDSEPDFFTRLTALINKNHAAQEVLAFYMKEFPSPLLVQQSLPLDFFYEESLRGYFLHQVMQENPALIMAAKPFLSPEGLSFPQASQAVTALLGGYTKASAVMGNSDSDIFSFLTRPAKLYPDSLLDQISYILEAWADLIPQSLKTMLLRAIDFVQEEDKPHFPPVGAGGSPVMVVPDYSIFDHEYEAFTADRNWMPNVIMIAKSTLVWLDQLTKEYGYPIDTLDKIPDQELEKLASRGFTALWLIGLWERSSASKKIKNLCGNPDAEASAYSLKNYEIAQSIGGWQALDNLRQRCSRYHIRLASDMVPNHTGIDGDWVFNHSEYFIQQHYPPFPSYTYDGPNLSSDPSVEIKLEDHYYDRSDAAVTFRRKDLRSGDTTYIFHGNDGTSMPWNDTAQLDFLNPATREAVYQQIKHVASNFPIIRFDAAMTLAKKHIQRLWYPKPGHGGDIAGRTQYGMDELEFNQKIPQEFWREVVDRINEELPDTLLLAEAFWMMEGYFVRTLGMHRVYNSAFMNMLKNQENQKYRETIKNTIAFEPEILKRFVNFMNNPDEETALAQFGDGDKYFGVCTLLSTMPGLPMFGHGQIEGYREKYGMEYRRAYWDEKPNQYLVDEHYRRIFPLLKRRYLFSGVDYFQLFDLYREGNVQQSAFCYVNGNERERALVLYNNQYESVEGWIKTSCPKLQKIGEEKRSETVSLGEALGLTVGGRRYLIYDSFNEGLTYMRPSLRVYDEGMAVHLRGFETKVLLNIREVEDVDGTYSELYEQIGESGIANLEQEILALRLKPVYKAMESFHSENFFKQIRLILNGEATSKSERKLILTLAEAYAHLAAAVENLHPAAQKSLPSLPNDVSPAQMLSQVQRYSTLFKREENRAFLYGSRILDEMEAVVAASFFLKPFLGDEATISEAMRASDSLLLSRFFSKELCDAGFTEESARKACHSAAILASAAFMVDDGMEDPKQILALLLSDSSLAKYAQVNEYQGVTWYTKEAMQEIIYLSALSLAVIKGMGNVSSYIRILMEAEMQSGYKLDQLLG, encoded by the coding sequence TTGATTACACGTGATTTTCGCATTTCAGTTCGTACCAGGACTGAAATGGATTTTTTTCCAGCGTTGTTCCCTTCGGATTCCGATCTTTCTTTGCTCTACAAGCAAGCCACGGAAATCGCACACATCTACAACAGCAAGGTAAAGGCAAAGGGGGGAAACGACTGGGTGTCAGCCGGCAAGCTCCATGCCACAGCGGTCCTCCACCAGCTCTATCAGAGTGTTCTCAGCCGATACCTCAGCGACAGCGAACCTGATTTCTTCACCCGCCTTACGGCCTTGATCAATAAGAACCATGCCGCCCAGGAGGTGCTGGCCTTCTACATGAAGGAGTTCCCGTCGCCGCTTTTGGTTCAGCAATCCCTTCCTTTGGATTTCTTCTATGAAGAGTCGCTTCGCGGCTACTTCCTTCATCAGGTAATGCAGGAGAATCCTGCCCTCATCATGGCTGCAAAGCCGTTCCTTTCACCCGAAGGACTCTCCTTCCCCCAGGCATCCCAGGCGGTTACCGCCCTGCTGGGTGGGTATACCAAAGCCTCCGCCGTCATGGGCAACAGTGACTCCGACATTTTTTCCTTCCTCACCCGTCCTGCAAAACTCTATCCGGATTCGTTGCTCGACCAGATCAGCTACATTCTTGAAGCCTGGGCGGACCTGATTCCCCAGAGCCTGAAGACGATGCTCCTCAGGGCAATCGACTTCGTGCAGGAGGAGGACAAGCCGCACTTCCCGCCGGTGGGCGCAGGCGGGAGTCCTGTGATGGTGGTTCCCGACTACAGCATATTCGACCATGAATACGAAGCCTTCACCGCCGACCGGAACTGGATGCCCAATGTCATCATGATCGCCAAATCGACTCTGGTCTGGCTGGACCAGCTTACCAAGGAGTACGGCTACCCGATCGACACGTTGGACAAGATTCCCGACCAGGAGCTGGAGAAACTCGCTTCTCGAGGATTCACCGCCCTGTGGCTCATCGGATTGTGGGAGCGCAGCTCGGCAAGCAAGAAGATCAAGAATCTGTGCGGCAATCCTGATGCCGAAGCATCGGCTTACTCGCTGAAGAACTATGAGATCGCCCAGTCCATCGGAGGCTGGCAGGCACTGGACAACCTGCGCCAGCGCTGCAGCCGCTACCACATCCGTCTGGCGAGCGACATGGTGCCCAACCACACCGGAATCGATGGGGATTGGGTCTTCAACCACAGTGAATATTTCATCCAGCAGCATTATCCTCCTTTCCCCTCCTATACGTATGATGGTCCCAATCTCTCTTCAGACCCGTCGGTGGAAATCAAGCTTGAGGATCACTACTATGACCGCAGCGATGCTGCCGTCACATTCAGACGCAAAGACCTTCGTTCAGGAGACACCACCTATATTTTCCATGGCAACGATGGTACATCGATGCCTTGGAATGACACTGCACAGCTCGATTTCCTCAATCCTGCCACCCGCGAGGCTGTCTATCAGCAGATAAAGCATGTTGCCAGCAACTTCCCGATCATCCGCTTCGATGCTGCAATGACCCTGGCAAAGAAGCACATCCAGCGACTTTGGTATCCGAAACCGGGACATGGAGGTGATATAGCAGGCCGCACCCAATACGGCATGGACGAACTCGAGTTCAACCAGAAAATCCCCCAGGAGTTCTGGCGTGAGGTTGTCGACCGCATCAATGAGGAGCTGCCTGACACATTGCTGCTTGCCGAGGCCTTCTGGATGATGGAAGGGTACTTCGTGCGTACCCTGGGAATGCATCGAGTCTACAACAGCGCTTTCATGAACATGCTCAAGAATCAGGAAAACCAGAAGTATCGGGAGACGATCAAGAACACCATCGCCTTCGAGCCTGAGATTCTCAAGCGTTTCGTCAATTTCATGAACAACCCTGATGAGGAAACGGCACTCGCCCAATTTGGAGACGGGGACAAATATTTCGGGGTCTGCACCCTGCTTTCCACCATGCCGGGACTGCCGATGTTCGGTCACGGCCAGATTGAAGGCTATAGGGAAAAGTACGGCATGGAGTACCGCCGAGCGTATTGGGACGAAAAGCCCAATCAATATCTGGTCGATGAGCACTATCGACGGATTTTCCCGCTTTTGAAAAGGCGGTATCTCTTCAGCGGCGTCGACTACTTCCAACTCTTCGACTTGTATCGGGAGGGGAATGTCCAGCAATCGGCATTCTGTTATGTCAACGGCAATGAGCGTGAGCGCGCCTTGGTTCTCTACAATAACCAATATGAGAGTGTGGAAGGCTGGATCAAGACCAGCTGCCCCAAGCTTCAGAAAATTGGAGAGGAGAAACGAAGCGAGACGGTAAGTCTCGGAGAGGCTCTCGGCTTGACGGTAGGAGGAAGAAGGTACCTGATTTACGACTCGTTCAATGAGGGCCTCACGTATATGAGACCGTCACTGAGGGTGTATGATGAGGGGATGGCAGTCCATCTCAGAGGTTTTGAGACCAAGGTGCTTCTGAATATCCGTGAAGTTGAGGATGTCGACGGGACATACTCCGAACTGTATGAGCAGATCGGAGAGAGCGGGATAGCCAACCTCGAACAAGAAATCCTTGCGCTCCGCCTCAAGCCTGTTTACAAAGCAATGGAGAGTTTCCACTCGGAGAACTTCTTCAAGCAAATCAGGCTTATTCTCAATGGAGAGGCTACCAGCAAGAGCGAGCGAAAGCTCATTCTCACCTTGGCCGAGGCCTATGCGCATTTGGCGGCTGCCGTCGAGAACCTGCATCCCGCCGCCCAAAAATCACTGCCTTCCCTCCCCAATGATGTGAGTCCTGCACAGATGCTTTCACAAGTCCAGCGATACAGCACTCTCTTCAAGCGTGAGGAAAATCGCGCATTCCTGTACGGTTCGCGCATCCTTGATGAGATGGAAGCAGTGGTCGCAGCATCATTCTTCCTCAAACCGTTTCTCGGTGACGAGGCGACCATCAGCGAGGCTATGAGGGCGAGCGACAGCCTGCTTCTTTCCCGGTTCTTCTCCAAAGAGCTCTGCGATGCAGGATTTACCGAGGAATCAGCGAGAAAAGCCTGCCATAGTGCCGCCATCCTGGCAAGTGCGGCCTTCATGGTGGATGACGGCATGGAAGATCCCAAGCAGATATTGGCTCTGTTGCTTTCCGATTCCAGCCTTGCCAAATATGCACAGGTCAATGAGTACCAGGGAGTAACGTGGTACACAAAGGAGGCAATGCAGGAGATCATCTATCTATCAGCGCTTTCTCTTGCAGTAATCAAGGGAATGGGGAATGTAAGCTCCTATATCAGGATTCTTATGGAAGCTGAGATGCAGTCTGGATATAAGCTTGATCAGCTGTTGGGTTGA
- the pth gene encoding aminoacyl-tRNA hydrolase yields the protein MVKLLVFLGNPGKVYARTRHNVGWMVAEHRHPQARWSEKFHGLVSSDNSTKLLKPSTYMNESGRSVRACMDFYGYAIDEILVVHDDLELPFGTLRLQKGGGLGGHNGLKSIRAHIQSDQFFRLRIGIGRPQHGSVASFVLERFTPDEEISLPLVIDLAEKMLTDAYSSLPVTNTLV from the coding sequence ATGGTAAAGCTTCTGGTATTTCTGGGCAACCCGGGCAAGGTATATGCAAGAACAAGACATAATGTCGGCTGGATGGTTGCAGAGCATCGTCATCCCCAGGCAAGATGGAGTGAGAAGTTCCACGGCCTTGTGAGTTCGGACAATTCAACCAAGCTGCTCAAACCCTCCACCTACATGAATGAGAGCGGAAGGTCGGTTCGTGCCTGCATGGATTTCTACGGATACGCCATCGATGAGATTCTAGTCGTACACGACGATTTGGAACTGCCGTTCGGAACACTACGACTGCAGAAAGGCGGAGGACTGGGAGGTCACAACGGGCTGAAGTCCATCAGGGCCCATATTCAAAGCGATCAATTTTTCAGGTTGAGGATAGGTATCGGCAGACCGCAGCACGGCTCGGTTGCCTCCTTTGTGCTGGAACGGTTTACACCTGACGAGGAAATTTCCCTGCCGCTGGTCATCGATCTCGCAGAAAAAATGCTTACAGACGCATATTCTTCTCTACCAGTAACAAATACACTAGTCTAA
- a CDS encoding NGG1p interacting factor NIF3: protein MYVMVFYVPQSHLEEVKEAVFSAGAGIMGGYDRCCFQTLGTGQFRPLAGSSPFLGQVGTLEQVPEWRLELVVDEEHAAQAVQALLDTHPYEVPAYHLIPVLTLEGVEFSE from the coding sequence ATGTACGTGATGGTTTTCTATGTTCCCCAGTCGCATCTGGAGGAAGTGAAAGAGGCGGTCTTCAGTGCAGGGGCCGGTATCATGGGCGGGTACGATCGATGTTGCTTCCAAACCTTGGGAACCGGACAGTTTCGGCCCCTTGCAGGCAGTTCTCCTTTTCTCGGGCAGGTTGGAACGCTTGAACAAGTACCGGAGTGGCGTTTAGAATTGGTCGTTGATGAAGAGCATGCCGCCCAGGCAGTCCAAGCCCTTTTGGACACCCATCCCTATGAGGTCCCTGCCTATCATTTGATCCCGGTCTTGACCCTTGAGGGGGTCGAGTTCAGCGAATAG
- a CDS encoding homocysteine biosynthesis protein produces MAKTIAQINEKIKAGKAVVVTAEAFSAMAKEKSLAELAQEVDVVTTATFGPMCSSGAIINFGHWSPGIRMEEISLNGVSAYEGLAAVDTYIGATSESKFDPAYGGANVIEDLIRGKDVRLHARGKGTDCYPTKEVDTWINKETVNEFYLFNPRNAYQNYAAATNSTNRIRYTYMGSLLPRFSNITYSTSGELSPLLNDPFLRTIGIGTRIFLGGSEGYVVWNGTQFNTRRERNEYGIPKLPGATLAVIGDAKRMSSDYIRSAYYEKYGVSLFVGIGIPIPVLDERMAKHLSISNEQIETTILDYGQEHHPAVGTTSYAKLASGSVTLPDGKVVKTAPLSSLAKAREIAELLGQWIREKRFFLTEPVQMLPKDSFVKPLVPREGGEQ; encoded by the coding sequence ATGGCAAAAACGATTGCCCAGATCAACGAGAAGATCAAGGCAGGAAAGGCGGTGGTGGTCACTGCCGAGGCCTTCAGTGCTATGGCGAAGGAGAAAAGCCTCGCCGAGCTGGCCCAGGAAGTGGATGTGGTAACCACAGCTACCTTCGGACCGATGTGCTCCTCCGGGGCGATCATCAACTTCGGCCACTGGTCGCCGGGAATCAGAATGGAGGAAATTTCCCTCAACGGGGTAAGCGCTTATGAAGGGCTTGCCGCTGTCGACACCTACATCGGGGCGACCAGTGAATCGAAATTCGATCCCGCCTATGGCGGGGCGAACGTAATCGAGGACCTTATCCGCGGCAAGGATGTGCGCCTGCATGCCAGGGGCAAGGGCACCGATTGCTATCCTACCAAGGAGGTCGATACCTGGATCAACAAAGAGACGGTCAATGAGTTCTACCTTTTCAATCCCCGTAATGCCTACCAGAACTATGCAGCGGCGACAAACAGCACCAATCGCATACGATACACCTATATGGGAAGCCTTCTTCCCCGCTTCAGCAATATCACGTATTCGACCAGCGGTGAGCTTAGTCCCTTGCTCAATGATCCATTTTTGAGGACCATAGGAATCGGCACCCGAATTTTTCTCGGCGGCAGCGAAGGGTATGTGGTATGGAACGGGACCCAGTTCAATACCAGGCGCGAGCGCAATGAATATGGGATCCCCAAGCTCCCCGGGGCCACCTTGGCCGTAATCGGTGATGCAAAACGAATGTCCTCCGATTATATCCGTTCAGCCTACTATGAGAAATACGGCGTATCGCTCTTTGTCGGTATCGGGATTCCCATTCCGGTTCTTGATGAGAGGATGGCCAAGCATCTGAGCATCTCCAATGAACAGATTGAGACCACCATACTCGACTACGGGCAGGAACATCACCCGGCGGTGGGAACCACCTCCTACGCCAAGCTTGCCAGCGGAAGCGTAACGCTGCCTGACGGCAAGGTGGTGAAAACCGCTCCGCTCTCCTCGCTTGCAAAAGCCAGGGAGATTGCCGAACTCTTAGGTCAATGGATTCGTGAAAAGCGATTTTTTCTTACCGAGCCTGTACAAATGCTTCCCAAAGACAGTTTTGTCAAACCCTTGGTTCCCCGTGAAGGAGGTGAGCAATGA
- a CDS encoding NIL domain-containing protein has translation MKRRYALRFSPTLVEQPIVSKLARSYDVDINILNADVASGRGGKLIVELCGTEQNLDASVVYLSEMGVIVSEMVKELLFREDGCIHCGACTAVCSPRALRLNAEAKLVFDVSLCVVCGLCTQACPLRLFEVSHEREA, from the coding sequence ATGAAACGTCGCTACGCCCTTCGCTTCTCTCCCACCCTGGTGGAGCAGCCGATCGTCAGCAAACTCGCCCGCTCCTACGATGTCGACATCAACATCCTTAATGCCGATGTAGCCAGCGGTCGGGGAGGCAAGCTCATCGTTGAGCTCTGCGGAACCGAACAGAATCTTGATGCCAGTGTGGTGTATCTCTCAGAGATGGGTGTCATTGTCTCGGAAATGGTCAAGGAGCTGCTCTTCCGGGAGGATGGGTGCATCCACTGCGGTGCCTGTACCGCTGTCTGCTCCCCCAGGGCACTGCGGTTGAACGCCGAGGCAAAGCTGGTCTTTGATGTTTCCCTTTGTGTGGTATGCGGACTGTGCACCCAAGCCTGTCCTCTGCGACTCTTCGAGGTTTCCCATGAGCGGGAAGCGTGA